One Nitrospirota bacterium genomic window, CAAACGGTCGAACCGGGCCTCCCGCACGAAGCGGAGAAGCCCTTCGAAATCCCGCTCCCGCTCTCCGGGGAAGCCCACGATGAGGGTAGTCCTCAGGACCGCCCCGGGGAGGGCCTCCCGGATTCTCCCGAGCAGGGCACGGTACGCCACTGCGTCCCCGCCCCTTCCCATGGCCCGGAGGATGGCCCTTTCGGAGTGCTGAAGGGGGATGTCCACGTAAGGGCAGACCTTCTCCTCCCCCAGGGCATCCAGGAGGTCATCGGTCACGCCCGCGGGATGAAGATAAAGGGGCCGCAGCCAGAAGTCTCCGGCAAGGGATGCCATCTCCCTGATGAGGCGGGCAATCCCGCCGTAGCCCGGGATGTCCCTTCCGTAGGAGGTCAGGTCCTGGGCCACGAGCATGAGCTCCCGCGCCCCGTTCTCTATATGCTTTTCGGCCTCCCCGAGAAGGGCATCGGGCTCGCGGCTCCTGAAAGGGCCGCGGATTGAGGGGATAACGCAAAAGGTGCACCGCCGGTCGCACCCCTCGGCAACCTTCAAGGGAACGGCCGTCCGGGGGAAGAGGGGGTTTGAAGCGGGCTCCTCTGAAGAAGGGGAGCCGTTTGCTCCGGCGTAGCTTGCCAGCGCCTCTTCCTCCCCCACCCCGA contains:
- the rimO gene encoding 30S ribosomal protein S12 methylthiotransferase RimO; amino-acid sequence: MRVHLLTLGCAKNTADSGRLLERLTAQGARHAPAADEADLLIVNTCGFIEEAKRESIDEILRLAASKSAGQRLVVMGCLAQRYARELARELPEVDAFFGVGEEEALASYAGANGSPSSEEPASNPLFPRTAVPLKVAEGCDRRCTFCVIPSIRGPFRSREPDALLGEAEKHIENGARELMLVAQDLTSYGRDIPGYGGIARLIREMASLAGDFWLRPLYLHPAGVTDDLLDALGEEKVCPYVDIPLQHSERAILRAMGRGGDAVAYRALLGRIREALPGAVLRTTLIVGFPGERERDFEGLLRFVREARFDRLGAFAYSREEGTPAAGLKGRVAKRVKEARLDALMDAQASISLEHNRALVGARERVLIEEVGRDGTAMGRTRGQAPEVDGVTFVTGAGLREGEFVDVTVTGA